A single region of the Zootoca vivipara chromosome 2, rZooViv1.1, whole genome shotgun sequence genome encodes:
- the LOC118080373 gene encoding F-box/LRR-repeat protein 21 — MKRIRQTVKAENPVLQTLQRTKKQKTGFYNSLFDTSHPFTLMDWGSLPHLVVLHIFQCLPLVDRARASSVCRRWNEVFHIPDLWRKFEFELNQPATSYLKSTHPDLIQQIIKRHANHLQYVSFKVDSSTESAEAACDILSQLVNCSIKTLGLISTAKPSFMNVSKAHFVSALTVVFVNSKSLSSIKIEDTPVDDPSLKVLVANNSDTLKLLKMSSCPHVSPAGILCVADQCHGLRELALNYYLLSDELLLALSSEKHVNLEHLRIDVVSENPGQIEFHTIKKQSWDALIKHSPKVNIVMYFFLYEEEFDAFFREETPVTHLYFGRAVSKSMLGRIGLNCPRLIELVVCANGLQPLDDELIRIAERCKNLTAMGLGECEVTCRGFIEFVKMCGGRLTQLSIMEEVLIPDNDYNLDQIHSEVSKHLGRMWFPDMMPTW; from the exons ATGAAGAGGATCAGGCAGACAGTTAAAGCTGAAAATCCAGTTCTTCAAACACTACAGAGGACAAAAAAGCAGAAAACTGGTTTTTACAACTCTCTGTTTGACACATCTCATCCTTTTACCTTGATGGACTGGGGAAGTCTGCCACACCTCGTAGTCTTGCACATCTTCCAGTGCCTGCCTCTTGTTGATCGTGCCCGTGCATCTTCAGTTTGCCGGAGATGGAATGAAGTGTTTCATATTCCTGATCTCTGGAGAAAGTTTGAATTTGAGCTTAATCAGCCTGCTACTTCATACTTGAAATCTACTCATCCAGATCTCATTCAACAGATTATTAAAAGACATGCTAATCATTTGCAGTATGTCAGTTTCAAG GTTGATAGTAGTACAGAGTCTGCAGAAGCAGCTTGTGACATCTTATCTCAGCTGGTGAATTGTTCTATCAAGACACTTGGCTTGATTTCAACGGCAAAACCAAGTTTCATGAATGTTTCCAAG GCTCACTTCGTGTCAGCGCTTACAGTAGTATTTGTCAATTCCAAGTCATTATCTTCCATCAAGATTGAAGACACACCAGTAGATGATCCATCCTTGAAGGTCCTTGTTGCAAACAATAGTGACACTTTAAAATTGCTCAAAATGAGCAGTTGCCCTCATGTTTCACCAGCTG GAATTCTTTGTGTTGCTGACCAGTGTCATGGCCTTAGGGAGCTCGCTCTTAATTACTATCTACTAAGTGATGAATTGTTACTGGCTCTTTCAAGTGAGAAGCATGTTAATCTTGAACATCTCCGTATAGATGTTGTGAGTGAGAATCCTGGACAGATTGAATTTCACACTATCAAAAAACAAAGTTGGGATGCTCTCATTAAACACTCCCCCAAAGTCAACATTGTGATGTACTTCTTCCTATATGAGGAAGAATTTGATGCATTCTTCAGGGAGGAAACACCTGTAACTCATCTTTATTTTGGCCGTGCAGTAAGCAAATCAATGCTCGGACGTATTGGCCTGAACTGCCCAAGGTTGATTGAATTGGTTGTCTGTGCTAATGGCCTACAGCCCTTGGATGATGAACTCATTCGCATTGCTGAACGCTGTAAGAATCTAACTGCCATGGGGCTTGGTGAATGTGAAGTTACATGTCGAGGCTTCATTGAGTTTGTAAAGATGTGCGGAGGCAGGCTTACCCAGCTGTCAATTATGGAGGAAGTGCTTATTCCAGACAATGactacaatctggatcaaattcATTCTGAAGTGTCCAAACACCTTGGAAGAATGTGGTTTCCTGATATGATGCcaacatggtaa